A segment of the bacterium genome:
GTGCCGTACGACCGCGGCGGCGACCAGCACTACGATGTGATTTCGGCGTTCATCAAGAGCATGCGCGGCGGCGATCCGGATGCCGCGGTGTACTGGCTCGCGCGGATGCTCGCCGGCGGCGAGGACCCCCGTTTCATCGCGCGGCGCATGGTCGTTCACGCCGCCGAGGATGTGGGTCTCGCGGACCCGCAGGCGCTGCTCGTCGCCGTCGCGGCGGCGCAGGCGGTCGAGCTGGTCGGTTTGCCGGAGGCGCGCATTCCGATGACCGAGGCGGCCGTCTACATCGCCACGGCGCCGAAGAGCAACGCCGTGATCCGTGCGATCTCCGCTGCGGCTCAGGACGTCGAGCGCGAAGAAGCGCAGCCCGTGCCGCGGGCGCTGCGCGACGCCTCGACCCGCGGCGCCCGCGGGCTCGGACGCGGCGAGGGCTACGTCTACCCGCACGACCGTCCGGGCGCCTTCGTGCCGCAGCAATATGCGCCGGACAATGTCAAAGGCCGCGTGTACTACGAGCCGGCCGACGCCGGGCACGAGCACGAGATCCGCCGCCGCCTGCGGACCTGGTGGGCCGGCGTGAAGCGGTACAGCGGGGAGTAGGGCGTGGCGCGCGTCGCGGTCGCGATGAGCGGGGGGGTCGACAGTTCCGTGGCGGCGGCCCTGCTCGTCGAGGCGGGACACGAAGTCGTGGGCTTTACGATGAACCTGTGGCCGGAGTGGGTGCCGCCGGCCGACGACGGACCCGGCTGTTGCGGGCTAGGCGCGATCGACGATGCCCGAGCGGTGGCGCGTACCCTCGGCATCCCGCACTACGTGCTCAACCTGCGCGAGCCCTTCGAGCACGCCGTGATCCGCGAGTTCGCCGGCGAGTATGCGCGCGGCCGTACGCCCAATCCCTGCATCGCCTGCAACCGCGCGATCAAGTTCGCGTTGCTGCTCGATCGGGTCCGCGCGCTCGGCATGGAGCGGCTTGCCACCGGCCACTACGCGCGGATCGAGCACGGCCCGGGCGCCGCCGTCCGCCTGCTGCGCGCGGTCGACCGGCACAAGGACCAGTCGTACGTGCTCGCGGGCGTCGCGCGGGGCCGGCTGGCGCACGCGCTCTTCCCAGTCGGGACGTACGCGAAGCGGGAGATCCGGGCGATCGCCCGCCGGCACGGCCTCGGCGTCGCCGAAAAGCCCGACAGCCAGGAGATCTGCTTCGTGCCGCGCGGCGACCACGGCGCGGTCGTGGCCCGCTACGCCCCGCACGCGCTGCGGCCGGGCCCGATCTACGACCGCGACGGCCGACAGGTCGGTGAGCACCGCGGTGTCGCGCGGTACACGCTGGGGCAGCGCCGGGGTCTCGGCGCGTCGACGGGCGGCGCGCGGTACGTCGTCGAGATCGACCAGGCGCGCAACGCGCTCCACGTCGGCGGCGCGGAGGCGCTGCGTTGCCGGGAACTCGTCGCGGCCGACGCGAACTGGATCGCCCTGGACGGCCTGCACGGCCGTCGCGCCGTCACGGCGCGTCTCCGGCACGGCGGCGCCGACGTCCCGGCCCTGCTGGAGCCCGCCGGCGACCGGGTGCGCGTGACGTTTCCGGAGCCGCCCCGCGCGGCCGCGCCCGGACAGGCGATTGCCTTTTACGACGGCGACCTCGTGCTCGGCGGCGCGGTGATCGACGAGGTCCGGATGGACGGCGGGGGCGGAGACGGCGGGTATGCCGTCGGTCGCTGACCTCAGCCTGGCTGTGATCGCCGTGGCATCGGTCGCCGCGGTTGTCGTCTCGCTGCCCGTGCTCGCACAGGTCAGGCGGACGGCGGCGCGGGCGGAGTCGGTGCTCGGACAGGTGGAGAGCACGCTGCCGGCGCTCATCTCGGAGCTGCGCGCGGCAACGGCCAAGGCGGAGCGCACGATGGACGCGATGGGCGGCTTCGCCCAGACGATCGAACGGATGAACCGGTTGACGGCGGCGACGGCGCGCGTGATGGAACTGGCCGGCGCGGCGACGCGCTTCGTGGCGGCAGATGTACTCGGGCCGCCGGTCGCCAACGCTGCCGGGTTACTGGGTGTCCTACGGGAGGGTATACAGTACCTATGGCCTCGACGCGAAAGGAGGAGGATGCATGACCGAACGCCGTGACTTCGCTGTCGGAATATTCATTGGCGGGATGATCGGACTGGCGCTCGGACTGCTGTTCGCACCTCAGGCCGGCGGCGAGACGCGCGACCGCATCCGCCGCGAGGGCGAGCGAATCCGTGACCGCGCCAAGACCACGGCCGACGACGTCGCCGACCAGGCGCGCCGCGCAGCCGGAGACTTCGCCGACCGCGTGCGCGCGGGCGCCGACGAGTTCGTGTCCCGGGCGCGGGACGCGGCGGACGACGTGGTGGCGCGCGGTCGCTCCGCGTTTGAGGAGCGGGCGGACCGGTTGCGCCGCGCGTTCGACGCCGGACACGACACCGCGGGCGGCACGATGGAGGAGCGCACCCACTTTGGCGAGCCGGAGAATTGACGTGGCGCCCTTGGGGCAGACGCGCGAAGGTCAGGAACGCGTCGAGATCGCCATTCCGGTACGGCCGGAATTCGTCAGCGTGGCCCGGCTGACCGCGGCCACCGTCGCGGCGCGGCAGGGGTTCACCTACGACGAGATCGAGGACCTCAAGATCGCGGTCGGCGAGGCCTGCACGGCGCTGATCGTGGCCGGGCCGGACGCGACCAGGCCGCTCACTACCGCGTTTGTGCTCGCGCCGGGGTCGATCGAAGTGCTCGTGTCCGCGCGGGTGCCGGCGCCGGCCTGGGCGAGGGACGGGGCGGGCACGCCGCAGGGAGGCGAGCCGATCGACGAGAGCCGCCTCGGCATGTTCCTCATGCAGTGTCTCGTCGACGAGGTCGACGCGCATCACGACAACGCCTCCGGCCTAACCGAACTGCGGCTCCTGAAGCGCCGCCAGGGCTAGCGCCGTTGGCAACGCGCCGCAAGGGCCGCCGGCTCCTGGACAAGGAACAGGTCCGGGCCCTCTTCCAAAGGTTCCAGGACGCCCGCAGCCCCGAGATCCGCGAGGAGCTGACGCTCGCGCACGAGAGCCTGGCGATCTATCTCGCGCGCAAGTTCGCGGACCGCGGCGAGCCGCTCGACGATATCATTCAGGTCGCCCAGATCGGCCTCCTGAAAGCGATCGACCGCTACGATCCGACCCGGGGCATCGAGTTCACCACGTACGCCACGCCGACGATCGTCGGCGAGATCAAGCGCCACTTCCGCGACAAGCTGTGGGCGATCCGCGTGCCGCGGCGTCTCCGCGAGCTCAACTATACGCTGATGCGCGCGATCGAAGATCTCTCCCAACGGCTCGGCCGCTCGCCGACGATTCCGGAGATCGCGCAGTTCACCGGGGTCGACTTCGAAGACGTTATCTCCGCGCTCGAGGTCGGCCGCGCCTACAGCCTGGTGTCGCTCGACGCGGAAACCAGCGACGGCGACGAAGAGCACAGCGTTTCGCTGCTCGAGTCGGTGGGGGACGAGGACGAAGCCCTCGAACGGCTGGAGGACCGTGCCACCCTGGACTGGGCCCTTGCGCGGCTTCCCGAGCGGGCCCAGCAGATCATCCGGATGCGCTTCTTCGACGATCTCTCGCAGGCCGAGATCGCGCGCCGGCTCGGTATCTCGCAGATGCACGTCTCCCGGATCCTCCGCGAGGCGCTCGCGCGGCTGCGCGCGCTGGTCACCGACCGCCGCCCGTCCCCCGAAGATTCGTGACCCCGCCCGCCTGATCGCGGTGGCCACGTTCGCGTCGGCCGCGGCGATCGTGGCGCACCTTCGGGATGCCGGTTTCGAGAGCTACCTGGCCGGCGGCTGCGTCCGGGACCGGCTGCTGCGCCGGCCCGCCGCCGACTACGACATCGCCACCGCCGCGCGCCCCGAGGAGATCGCGCGGCTGTTTCCGCGGACGATCGATGTGGGCGCGGCGTTCGGCGTGATGCGCGTTCTCGGAGTTGACGGCGACTACGAGGTCGCCACGTTCCGGACCGAGGGGCCGTATCTCGACGGCCGGCATCCGTCGTCGGTGCGGTACGCGGATCCACGCGAGGACGCGCGCCGCCGCGACTTCACCATCAACGGTCTCTTCTACGATCCCGCCGCGGCCACCGTGCTCGACTTTGTCGGCGGCCGCGCCGACCTCGAGGCGCGGGTCGTGCGGGCGATCGGCGACCCGGCGGTGCGGTTCGAGGAGGACCGGCTGCGCATGCTGCGCGCGGTGCGCCTGGCCACCGAGCTCGACTTCACGATCGCCCCGGAGACGTTCGAGGCGATTCGCCGGCGGGCCGGCGACGTGCTCGCCGTGAGCGCCGAGCGCGTCCGGGACGAGCTCGTGCGCATGCTGATCGGCCACGATCCCGGACGCGCGCTCGCGCTGCTGCGGGACACGGGTCTCCTCGAAGCCGTGCTGCCGGAGATCGCGAGGGAGATCGGGGTCCCGCAGCCGCCCAATTTCCATCCCGAGGGCGACGTGTTCGAGCACACCAGGCGCACCGTCGCCGCCCTTCACGAGCCCTCCGCGGCGCTGGCGATGGCGGCGCTCCTCCACGACGCCGGAAAGCCGGAGACGCTCGAGTATGCTCCCGATAGGATCCGCTTCAGCCGGCACGACGAGCGCGGCGTAGAGGTCGCCCGAGCGGTGATGGAGCGCCTGCGCTTTCCGCGCCGGGACACGGATCGCGTCGCGGCCCTGGTCGGCCGCCACATGGTGTTCAAGGACCTGCCGCAGATGCGCGAGGCGAAGCGCCGGCGGCTGCTCACGGACGAGATCTTCCCGGATCTGCTCGAACTCCACCGCGCCGACTGCGCGGCGAGCCACGGGGACCT
Coding sequences within it:
- the mnmA gene encoding tRNA 2-thiouridine(34) synthase MnmA is translated as MARVAVAMSGGVDSSVAAALLVEAGHEVVGFTMNLWPEWVPPADDGPGCCGLGAIDDARAVARTLGIPHYVLNLREPFEHAVIREFAGEYARGRTPNPCIACNRAIKFALLLDRVRALGMERLATGHYARIEHGPGAAVRLLRAVDRHKDQSYVLAGVARGRLAHALFPVGTYAKREIRAIARRHGLGVAEKPDSQEICFVPRGDHGAVVARYAPHALRPGPIYDRDGRQVGEHRGVARYTLGQRRGLGASTGGARYVVEIDQARNALHVGGAEALRCRELVAADANWIALDGLHGRRAVTARLRHGGADVPALLEPAGDRVRVTFPEPPRAAAPGQAIAFYDGDLVLGGAVIDEVRMDGGGGDGGYAVGR
- a CDS encoding YtxH domain-containing protein, encoding MTERRDFAVGIFIGGMIGLALGLLFAPQAGGETRDRIRREGERIRDRAKTTADDVADQARRAAGDFADRVRAGADEFVSRARDAADDVVARGRSAFEERADRLRRAFDAGHDTAGGTMEERTHFGEPEN
- a CDS encoding ATP-binding protein; translated protein: MAPLGQTREGQERVEIAIPVRPEFVSVARLTAATVAARQGFTYDEIEDLKIAVGEACTALIVAGPDATRPLTTAFVLAPGSIEVLVSARVPAPAWARDGAGTPQGGEPIDESRLGMFLMQCLVDEVDAHHDNASGLTELRLLKRRQG
- a CDS encoding SigB/SigF/SigG family RNA polymerase sigma factor produces the protein MATRRKGRRLLDKEQVRALFQRFQDARSPEIREELTLAHESLAIYLARKFADRGEPLDDIIQVAQIGLLKAIDRYDPTRGIEFTTYATPTIVGEIKRHFRDKLWAIRVPRRLRELNYTLMRAIEDLSQRLGRSPTIPEIAQFTGVDFEDVISALEVGRAYSLVSLDAETSDGDEEHSVSLLESVGDEDEALERLEDRATLDWALARLPERAQQIIRMRFFDDLSQAEIARRLGISQMHVSRILREALARLRALVTDRRPSPEDS
- a CDS encoding CCA tRNA nucleotidyltransferase, which gives rise to MATFASAAAIVAHLRDAGFESYLAGGCVRDRLLRRPAADYDIATAARPEEIARLFPRTIDVGAAFGVMRVLGVDGDYEVATFRTEGPYLDGRHPSSVRYADPREDARRRDFTINGLFYDPAAATVLDFVGGRADLEARVVRAIGDPAVRFEEDRLRMLRAVRLATELDFTIAPETFEAIRRRAGDVLAVSAERVRDELVRMLIGHDPGRALALLRDTGLLEAVLPEIAREIGVPQPPNFHPEGDVFEHTRRTVAALHEPSAALAMAALLHDAGKPETLEYAPDRIRFSRHDERGVEVARAVMERLRFPRRDTDRVAALVGRHMVFKDLPQMREAKRRRLLTDEIFPDLLELHRADCAASHGDLSLYEWAREEAGRTAATAPMPERFVSGHDVLARGVPAGPRIAEILEAVDDARLEGRVRTREEALVFIDGLLAGGKGEP